A window of Mangifera indica cultivar Alphonso chromosome 13, CATAS_Mindica_2.1, whole genome shotgun sequence contains these coding sequences:
- the LOC123195288 gene encoding pentatricopeptide repeat-containing protein At4g30825, chloroplastic: MASLKLLPISLDSIELRKFSFSSNPVQLSDNCPIFSVSRYIHFTRCCIISTLNRVKHVNLCASEIGVSNGNEVNETDNETVFRKGNLGNGVVDVEKSNFSRKVRRRGYGWKKEVKRDLGLNFSFKRSDREREKEVFFVNNGELDVDYSVVGVNLGVERCNAILKRLERCSDSNTLKFFEWMGSNGKLEKNLTAYNLVLRVFGRRADWGAAERMVMEVSNQLGNEMTFQVFNTLLYACSKRGLVELGAKWFHMMLECDVQPNVATFGMLMGLYQKGWNVAEAEFAFSQMRNFGIICESAYSAMITIYTRMSLYDKAEEVIGLMKEDKIVLKLENWLVMLNAYCQQGKLEEAEQVFVSMQEAGFSLNIIAFNTLITGYGKVSNMDAAQRLFLSIPDAALVPDETTYRSMIEGWGKAGNYREAARYYKELKRLGYKPNSSNLYTLVNLQAKHEDGEGAVKILDDMLKMGCQHSSILGTLLQAHKRAGRIDKVPLILKGSFYQHVLVNPTSCSILVMAYVKHGLVDDAMIVLGDKKWKDPVFEDNLYHLLICSCKESGHLENAVKIYSHMPSYDGKPNLHITCTMIDTYSVMGLFTEAEKLYLRLKSSGIVLDMIAFSIVVRMYVKAGSLKDACAVLETMEKQQDIVPDIYLYRDMLRIYQKCGMQDKLASLYYKILKSGITWDQDLYNCVINCCVHALPIDELSRILNEMLQCGFTPSTITVNTMLDVYGKAKLFKKVRKLFLRAKSLGLADVISYNTIIAAYGQHKDLTNMSSTVQKMQFDGFSVSLEAYNCMLDAYGKEGQMENFRSVLQRMKEASCASDHYTYNIMINIYGEKGWIHDVASVLTELKDCGLGPDLCSYNTLIKAYGIAGMVEDAVDLVKEMRESGIEPDRITYTNLIAALRKNDKFLEAIKWSLWVKQMGI, from the coding sequence ATGGCTTCATTGAAGTTGTTGCCAATCTCTCTGGATTCAATTGAGTTAAGGAAGTTCAGTTTCAGTTCCAACCCAGTTCAGTTGTCTGATAACTGTCCCATTTTTTCAGTTTCTAGGTACATTCATTTCACTAGGTGTTGTATAATCTCTACTTTGAATAGGGTCAAGCATGTCAACCTTTGTGCTTCAGAAATTGGGGTGTCTAACGGTAATGAAGTGAATGAAACTGATAATGAGACTGTTTTCAGAAAAGGTAATCTGGGAAATGGGGTTGTGGACGTAGAAAAATCGAATTTTTCGCGTAAAGTTAGGAGGAGAGGTTATGGGTGGAAGAAAGAGGTTAAAAGAGATTTGggtttgaattttagttttaagaGGAGTGATAGGGAACGAGAAAAGGaggttttttttgttaataatggTGAATTGGATGTTGATTATTCTGTTGTTGGGGTAAATTTGGGTGTGGAGAGATGTAATGCAATCTTGAAACGGCTTGAGAGGTGCAGTGATAGTAacactttgaaattttttgaatgGATGGGGAGTAATGGGAAGTTGGAAAAGAATTTGACTGCTTATAATTTGGTTCTTCGAGTGTTTGGTAGGAGAGCAGATTGGGGTGCAGCAGAGAGGATGGTTATGGAAGTGAGTAATCAGTTGGGTAATGAGATGACTTTTCAGGTTTTTAATACGCTTCTTTATGCGTGTAGTAAACGTGGGCTTGTAGAGTTGGGTGCAAAGTGGTTCCATATGATGTTGGAATGTGATGTTCAGCCTAACGTTGCCACCTTTGGCATGCTCATGGGCCTTTACCAGAAGGGTTGGAATGTTGCAGAGGCAGAATTTGCGTTTTCTCAGATGAGAAATTTCGGAATCATTTGTGAATCTGCTTACTCAGCAATGATCACAATTTATACCCGTATGAGTTTGTATGACAAAGCAGAAGAGGTCATTGGCTTAATGAAAGAAGATAAAATAGTTCTGAAGTTGGAGAATTGGTTGGTTATGCTTAACGCTTATTGTCAGCAAGGCAAGTTAGAGGAGGCTGAACAAGTATTTGTCTCAATGCAAGAAGCAGGGTTTTCACTTAATATAATTGCTTTCAATACTTTAATTACTGGGTATGGGAAAGTATCCAATATGGATGCTGCTCAACGCCTATTCCTAAGTATCCCAGATGCTGCTTTGGTGCCAGATGAAACAACTTACCGCTCCATGATTGAAGGTTGGGGTAAAGCTGGAAACTATAGGGAGGCTGCAAGGTATTATAAGGAACTTAAGCGGCTGGGTTACAAGCCAAACTCATCTAACTTGTACACTCTAGTAAACTTGCAAGCCAAACATGAGGATGGGGAGGGTGCTGTAAAAATTCTTGATGATATGCTGAAGATGGGTTGCCAACACTCCTCCATCCTTGGTACTCTTTTGCAAGCCCACAAAAGGGCTGGAAGAATTGATAAAGTGCCTCTTATTTTGAAAGGGTCCTTTTATCAACATGTTTTAGTCAACCCAACTTCTTGCTCCATTCTGGTCATGGCTTATGTGAAACATGGACTGGTTGATGATGCTATGATTGTCTTGGGAGACAAGAAGTGGAAAGATCCAGTTTTTGAGGATAATTTGTATCATTTGTTAATTTGCTCTTGCAAGGAGTCAGGTCATCTTGAGAATGCTGTTAAGATATACTCTCACATGCCCAGTTATGATGGCAAGCCAAATTTGCACATCACTTGCACAATGATTGACACTTACAGCGTTATGGGTCTGTTCACTGAAGCAGAAAAACTTTATCTAAGGTTGAAATCTTCAGGAATTGTCTTGGACATGATTGCCTTTAGCATTGTCGTAAGAATGTATGTCAAAGCTGGATCTTTGAAAGATGCTTGCGCTGTATTAGAAACCATGGAGAAACAGCAAGACATTGTTCCTGACATTTATTTGTACCGTGATATGCTCCGTATTTATCAAAAGTGTGGGATGCAGGATAAGTTAGCATCTCTGTAttataaaatcttgaaaagTGGAATTACTTGGGATCAGGACTTGTATAATTGTGTCATAAATTGTTGTGTTCATGCCCTCCCAATTGATGAGCTTTCAAGAATTTTGAATGAGATGCTTCAGTGTGGGTTTACTCCCAGTACTATCACTGTCAATACCATGCTTGATGTGTATGGAAAAGCAAAGCTTTTCAAGAAAGTTAGGAAGTTGTTCTTGCGGGCTAAAAGCCTAGGTTTAGCGGATGTAATTTCTTACAATACTATAATTGCTGCCTATGGTCAACATAAGGACTTAACAAATATGTCATCAACTGTTCAGAAAATGCAATTTGATGGCTTTTCAGTTTCCCTTGAAGCCTACAATTGTATGTTGGATGCATATGGGAAAGAAGGTCAAATGGAGAATTTTAGAAGTGTCCTGCAGAGAATGAAGGAAGCAAGTTGTGCTTCTGATCACTATACTTACAACATCATGATCAATATCTATGGAGAGAAAGGTTGGATCCATGATGTTGCTAGTGTGCTGACAGAACTGAAGGATTGTGGGCTCGGTCCTGATTTGTGCAGCTATAACACTTTAATTAAGGCATATGGCATTGCTGGAATGGTTGAGGATGCAGTTGATTTGGtaaaagaaatgagagagaGTGGTATAGAACCTGACAGGATAACATACACCAATCTGATAGCTGCACTGCGGAAGAATGATAAGTTTTTAGAGGCAATTAAGTGGTCTTTGTGGGTGAAGCAGATGGGTATATGA